In Eubalaena glacialis isolate mEubGla1 chromosome 4, mEubGla1.1.hap2.+ XY, whole genome shotgun sequence, one DNA window encodes the following:
- the LOC133090702 gene encoding methyl-CpG-binding domain protein 3-like 2B: protein MGEPERTSFPSQPLLGKRKRNMMPETLEKKRQDHLAKAKQRHRDGTALPMRLTSCVFRRPVTKITSHPDNAVRRRQCEGTLEKPQQVCAFRRLQGLQVYSPEGEPFSTLDSAIIFGVIALRGAGESLGSAGARSLHNSPEAITTQFSDGAEMIPGSGLFLPQTLCRQRVTYTDIRRQSRKVKRARERLDMALRADRLARETERARSPEN, encoded by the exons ATGGGGGAACCTGAACGGACCAGTTTTCCAAGCCAGCCTCTTCTG gGGAAGCGCAAAAGAAATATGATGCCTGAGACGTTGGAGAAGAAAAGACAAGACCATTTAGCCAAGGCCAAGCAGAGACATCGTGATGGAACTGCACTTCCTATGAGGCTGACAAGCTGCGTTTTCAGGAGGCCAGTCACGAAGATAACTTCTCATCCTGACAATGCGGTCAGGCGCCGTCAATGCGAGGGGACCTTGGAGAAGCCCCAGCAAGTCTGTGCATTCAGGAGACTGCAGGGGCTCCAGGTCTACAGCCCTGAAGGAGAACCTTTCAGCACGTTGGACAGCGCAATTATTTTCGGAGTAATTGCCCTGCGTGGTGCAGGTGAATCCCTGGGCAGTGCTGGTGCCAGGTCTCTGCACAACAGCCCTGAAGCCATCACTACCCAGTTTTCAGACGGGGCAGAGATGATCCCAGGATCGGGTCTCTTCCTCCCACAGACCCTCTGCAGGCAACGAGTAACATATACAGATATTCGCCGACAGTCTCGGAAAGTGAAAAGAGCAAGGGAGAGACTGGATATGGCCTTGAGGGCAGACAGGCTtgccagggagacagagagagccaGGAGCCCTGAGAACTAG